One segment of Tamlana crocina DNA contains the following:
- a CDS encoding four helix bundle protein — MKSYRDLDVWKEARKLVTIIYEFTQEYPKEEIYGIVNQMRRCAISIPSNIAEGCGRQSSKETIHFLYISRGSLYELETQSFLSKDLNFLSEEELHKILVQIEACMKLLNGFINYYKKL; from the coding sequence ATGAAATCATATAGAGATTTAGATGTTTGGAAGGAAGCCAGAAAGTTGGTTACTATCATATATGAATTCACTCAAGAATATCCTAAAGAAGAAATTTACGGAATAGTAAACCAAATGAGAAGGTGCGCAATTTCCATTCCTTCAAATATAGCAGAAGGGTGTGGAAGACAATCTTCAAAGGAAACAATACATTTTTTGTATATATCAAGAGGTTCTTTGTATGAATTAGAAACACAATCTTTTCTATCTAAAGATTTAAATTTTCTTTCAGAAGAAGAACTGCATAAAATACTAGTTCAAATAGAAGCTTGTATGAAGTTGCTTAACGGATTTATCAACTATTACAAGAAGTTATAA
- the metH gene encoding methionine synthase codes for MEITNNKQQKTNNQTRYMKLSGLEPLILNENSNFINVGERTNVAGSRKFLRLIKEEKFDEALDIARHQVDGGAQIIDINFDDGLIDGKEAMVKFLNLIAAEPDICRVPIMIDSSKWEIIEAGLQVVQGKCVVNSISLKEGEEKFIWEAKQILRYGAAVIVMAFDEVGQADNYERRIEIAKRSYDILVNKVGFPSEDIIFDLNIFPVATGMDEHRKNAIDFIEATRWVRENLPNVSVSGGVSNVSFSFRGNNIVREAMHSVFLYYAIQAGMNMGIVNPAMLEVYDDIPKDLLEHIEDVILDRRDDATERLLEFAETVKGTKAEKAVDLSWRENPLQDRITHALVKGIDAYIIEDVEQARQEADKPIEVIEGHLMIGMDVVGDLFGAGKMFLPQVVKSARVMKKAVAYLNPFIEAEKSDKSEPVGKILMATVKGDVHDIGKNIVSVVLACNNYEIVDLGVMVPPEKIIETAIKERVDAIGLSGLITPSLDEMVYLAKEMQRQKFELPLLIGGATTSKAHTAVKIDTQYQNAVVHVNDASRAVTVVGDLLNKRTSHEYVAKLKKDYDEFRTKFLKRGKEKSYISIEEARKRKYKIDWEAAEIVKPNEMGVQMLKQLSLKELLPFIDWSPFFRSWDLHGKFPDILTDEVVGEQATIMYNEALVMIEEIIAKQSLKPKAVFGLFEANTINDDDISVKKKGKEIAVFRTLRQQLSKREGVPNHALADFIAPEESGKTDYVGAFCVGIFGAQELADSYKAKQDDYNAIMAQAIADRFAEAFAEYLHQQVRTKHWGYAPNEDLSNDELIKESYKGIRPAPGYPACPDHLEKETIWDLLEVEKIIGVKLTESLAMWPAAAVSGYYFANPEAKYFGLGKITDDQVTDYANRKGIEKEVARKWLHANIAD; via the coding sequence ATGGAAATAACAAACAACAAGCAACAAAAAACAAACAACCAAACACGTTACATGAAATTATCAGGGTTAGAACCTCTAATTCTGAACGAAAACAGCAATTTTATCAATGTAGGAGAACGAACCAATGTGGCGGGATCACGAAAATTTCTTCGGTTGATCAAGGAGGAAAAATTCGATGAAGCCCTCGATATTGCACGCCACCAAGTTGATGGAGGTGCACAGATTATCGATATAAATTTTGATGACGGACTTATAGACGGTAAGGAAGCCATGGTGAAGTTTTTAAACCTCATTGCTGCCGAGCCCGATATTTGCCGTGTGCCGATAATGATCGATAGTTCCAAATGGGAAATCATCGAAGCTGGGCTACAAGTGGTTCAGGGAAAATGTGTGGTGAATTCCATTTCATTAAAAGAAGGTGAAGAAAAATTCATCTGGGAAGCCAAGCAAATCCTGCGTTATGGAGCCGCCGTGATTGTTATGGCGTTTGATGAAGTTGGGCAAGCTGATAATTACGAACGCCGTATTGAAATCGCCAAACGCTCGTACGATATTTTAGTAAACAAAGTCGGTTTCCCTTCCGAAGACATTATTTTCGATTTGAATATTTTCCCTGTGGCAACGGGTATGGACGAGCATCGAAAAAATGCTATCGACTTTATTGAAGCCACGCGTTGGGTGCGTGAAAATTTGCCCAATGTGAGTGTTAGCGGTGGGGTAAGCAACGTGTCGTTTTCTTTCCGAGGAAATAATATTGTCCGCGAAGCGATGCACTCGGTGTTTTTATATTATGCGATTCAGGCCGGAATGAATATGGGTATTGTAAACCCAGCTATGCTGGAGGTTTATGATGATATTCCGAAGGATTTGTTGGAGCATATCGAAGATGTGATTTTAGATCGCCGAGATGATGCTACCGAACGTTTGTTGGAGTTTGCGGAAACGGTAAAAGGTACCAAAGCTGAAAAAGCGGTAGATTTATCTTGGCGTGAAAACCCGTTGCAAGACCGAATAACTCATGCGTTGGTAAAAGGTATCGATGCTTATATTATTGAAGATGTTGAGCAGGCCAGACAAGAAGCCGATAAACCTATTGAGGTTATTGAAGGCCATTTGATGATTGGAATGGATGTGGTGGGTGATTTGTTCGGGGCCGGAAAAATGTTTTTGCCACAAGTGGTGAAATCGGCGCGAGTGATGAAAAAAGCCGTGGCGTATCTCAATCCGTTTATTGAAGCCGAAAAATCAGATAAATCAGAACCCGTTGGTAAAATTTTAATGGCCACTGTAAAAGGCGATGTGCACGATATTGGTAAAAATATTGTGAGCGTGGTATTGGCTTGTAACAACTACGAAATTGTGGATTTGGGCGTAATGGTGCCACCAGAAAAAATTATAGAAACCGCCATTAAAGAACGTGTGGATGCCATTGGGCTGTCGGGATTAATCACCCCGTCGCTGGATGAAATGGTGTACCTCGCCAAAGAAATGCAACGCCAAAAATTTGAGTTGCCTCTGCTTATTGGGGGCGCTACGACATCTAAAGCACATACGGCCGTAAAAATAGACACACAATACCAAAACGCGGTAGTGCACGTAAACGATGCCTCCAGAGCGGTAACCGTTGTGGGCGATTTATTGAACAAAAGAACATCGCACGAGTACGTGGCGAAATTGAAAAAGGATTATGATGAGTTCCGTACCAAGTTTTTAAAACGAGGAAAAGAGAAATCATATATTTCGATTGAGGAAGCCCGTAAAAGAAAATATAAAATTGACTGGGAAGCCGCTGAAATAGTGAAGCCCAACGAAATGGGCGTTCAAATGTTGAAGCAGCTCAGTTTAAAGGAATTGTTGCCGTTTATAGATTGGAGTCCGTTTTTTAGAAGTTGGGATTTGCACGGTAAATTCCCCGATATTTTGACTGACGAGGTGGTGGGCGAACAAGCAACCATTATGTACAACGAAGCCCTAGTGATGATTGAAGAAATCATCGCCAAGCAATCCTTAAAACCCAAAGCGGTTTTTGGTCTGTTTGAAGCCAACACCATAAACGACGACGACATTTCAGTGAAGAAAAAGGGCAAAGAAATAGCTGTTTTTAGGACATTGCGTCAACAATTGAGTAAACGCGAAGGGGTGCCTAATCATGCTTTGGCCGATTTTATCGCACCAGAGGAAAGTGGTAAAACTGATTATGTCGGCGCATTTTGCGTGGGCATTTTTGGCGCTCAGGAATTGGCGGATAGCTATAAAGCAAAACAGGACGATTACAACGCTATCATGGCCCAAGCGATTGCCGATAGATTTGCCGAAGCTTTTGCCGAATATTTGCATCAACAAGTGCGAACAAAACACTGGGGCTATGCACCGAATGAAGATTTGAGTAATGACGAACTGATAAAGGAAAGTTATAAAGGAATCCGTCCGGCTCCCGGTTATCCGGCGTGTCCAGACCATTTGGAAAAAGAAACCATTTGGGACTTGTTGGAGGTGGAAAAAATTATTGGTGTAAAGCTTACCGAAAGTTTGGCCATGTGGCCAGCGGCGGCAGTTTCGGGTTATTATTTCGCCAATCCGGAAGCGAAGTATTTTGGACTGGGGAAAATTACCGACGACCAAGTTACCGATTATGCCAATAGAAAAGGCATTGAAAAAGAGGTGGCCAGAAAATGGTTGCATGCCAATATAGCCGATTAG
- the metF gene encoding methylenetetrahydrofolate reductase [NAD(P)H]: MKVTDHIKNANGKTLFSFEVIPPKKGTNIQDLYGNIDPLMEFKPPFIDVTTSREEYVYVDKGNGLLDKRITRMRPGTVGICASIMHKYKIDAIPHLLCGGFTKEETEYVLVDCHYLGIDNVVALRGDARKDESYFVPTKGGNAYASELVEQITNLNNGKYLHDDVEIEHNYDFCIGVAGYPEKHMEAPSLVTDLRRLKAKVDAGADYVVTQMFFDNKKYFEFVDKAREIGITVPIIPGIKPIAVKRHLQILPQVFKIDLPQDLIDAVENCKDNKAVRQVGIEFAIQQSKELKDAGVPFLHYYSMGKSDNIKAIASALF, from the coding sequence ATGAAAGTAACAGACCACATAAAAAACGCCAACGGAAAAACCTTGTTTTCGTTTGAAGTGATTCCACCAAAAAAGGGAACCAATATTCAGGATTTGTATGGTAATATAGATCCGTTAATGGAATTTAAACCGCCGTTTATTGATGTAACCACATCGCGCGAGGAGTATGTTTACGTTGATAAAGGCAATGGCCTTTTAGATAAGCGCATTACCCGCATGCGCCCCGGTACGGTGGGTATTTGTGCGTCGATTATGCACAAGTATAAAATTGATGCGATTCCACATTTGTTGTGCGGTGGTTTTACCAAAGAGGAAACCGAATATGTGTTGGTTGATTGTCATTATTTGGGTATTGACAATGTCGTGGCTTTAAGAGGAGACGCGAGAAAAGATGAATCTTATTTCGTGCCAACCAAAGGCGGCAATGCTTATGCGAGCGAATTAGTCGAGCAAATCACAAACCTTAACAACGGTAAGTATTTACATGATGATGTGGAGATTGAGCATAATTATGATTTCTGTATTGGTGTGGCCGGATACCCCGAAAAGCATATGGAAGCACCAAGTTTGGTAACGGATTTAAGACGGCTGAAAGCTAAGGTAGATGCCGGAGCAGATTACGTGGTTACCCAAATGTTTTTTGATAATAAAAAATACTTCGAGTTTGTGGATAAGGCTAGAGAAATAGGGATTACCGTACCTATTATCCCGGGAATTAAGCCTATTGCGGTAAAACGTCACCTTCAAATTTTACCCCAAGTGTTTAAAATTGATTTACCACAAGATTTAATTGATGCTGTTGAAAATTGTAAAGATAACAAGGCCGTGAGACAAGTAGGCATTGAGTTTGCCATTCAGCAATCGAAGGAATTGAAAGATGCTGGTGTGCCGTTTTTGCATTATTATTCCATGGGAAAAAGCGATAACATAAAAGCTATAGCTTCGGCGTTATTTTAA
- a CDS encoding acyloxyacyl hydrolase yields MRFILTYIMLLVSVLVFSQEKQHTSYVDVNYFYGNIALHNNEILHLIQGHPEGSIIGWNKKTYGFNDWEQRFNFPDYGISFAYQNLKNEVLGNNYSLYAHYNFYFFKRNLMFRVGQGLAYNTNPYHKESNFKNVAFGSKFMSSTYVMLNYKKERLFDRFGLQAGFSLIHYSNANVKSPNNGTNSVTFNVGLNYNLDDTDLEYQRDLDKKADQEFSEPIKYNLVFRSGINESDVVGSGQFAMYVASAYADKRINKTSALQLGGDVFFSNFLKELIYYESVAFPEKEVSGDEDHKRVGVFAGHELFINRMSLLTQLGYYVHYPFDFEGRVYTRLGLKRYFGEKWFGTLSLKSHGAKAEGVEFGIGVRL; encoded by the coding sequence ATGCGGTTTATTTTAACCTACATTATGTTGCTGGTTTCAGTATTAGTTTTTTCCCAGGAAAAGCAACATACTTCGTATGTGGATGTCAATTATTTCTACGGAAATATCGCATTGCATAACAATGAAATTCTACATTTAATTCAGGGGCATCCCGAAGGAAGCATTATTGGCTGGAACAAAAAAACGTACGGTTTCAACGATTGGGAGCAGCGTTTCAATTTTCCCGATTACGGGATTTCGTTCGCTTATCAAAATCTAAAGAACGAGGTTCTGGGCAATAATTATTCACTGTACGCCCATTACAATTTTTACTTTTTTAAAAGGAATTTGATGTTTAGGGTGGGCCAAGGTTTGGCATACAATACCAATCCGTACCATAAAGAAAGCAATTTTAAAAATGTGGCTTTTGGTTCGAAATTTATGAGCAGTACCTATGTGATGCTCAACTATAAAAAAGAACGGCTTTTTGATAGATTCGGACTTCAAGCTGGTTTTTCATTGATTCATTATTCCAACGCTAATGTAAAATCACCCAATAATGGTACTAATTCCGTGACTTTTAATGTGGGATTGAATTATAATTTGGATGACACCGATTTAGAATATCAACGCGATTTAGATAAAAAAGCCGATCAAGAGTTTTCAGAACCCATTAAATATAATTTAGTATTTCGAAGTGGTATTAATGAAAGCGATGTGGTTGGCAGCGGACAGTTTGCTATGTATGTGGCCTCTGCTTATGCCGATAAGCGCATTAATAAAACCAGTGCACTGCAATTGGGGGGCGACGTGTTTTTTTCCAATTTTTTAAAGGAACTCATTTATTATGAAAGCGTCGCTTTTCCTGAAAAAGAGGTGTCGGGCGATGAGGATCATAAACGGGTTGGTGTTTTTGCTGGGCACGAATTGTTTATAAATAGGATGTCGTTACTCACCCAATTGGGCTATTATGTGCATTATCCATTCGATTTTGAAGGTCGGGTTTACACGCGTTTGGGGTTAAAACGCTATTTTGGAGAAAAGTGGTTCGGTACTTTAAGTTTAAAATCACACGGAGCAAAAGCTGAAGGTGTGGAATTTGGAATTGGTGTACGATTGTAA